The sequence TACCAAATACTTGGCGTTTAACAGAATGCATATAAACATATTTAATCTTATTACACAACATATTCCTTCTTTTAAAACTGGCCATAATCTGTCTTCCCCATTCTCCATTCCTGCTATGTGGGTTCCCCCCACTTTTGCCACTAATGTCTACACAGTGTTCAAGATGTACAAGTTTACGTTAGTTAGTATTGATTCCAATATTAAGAATTCCTGTGAATAAATAGGTCTTAATGATCATAGTTATCTGCAAGTGGATTTACTAGAGTATGTGTTCCTAGTCGCTGAAATCTCGTGGCTATGTGAAGGAACAGTTTGCATGGAGGCATTTCTACTGGTATTTGACCAATGAGGGCATCCAATACCTGCGGGATTATCTCCATCTGCCACCTGAAATTGTGCCTGCCACCTTGCGCCGTAGTCGTCCTGAGACTGGGCGACCCCGGCCCAAAGGTAAGTTTTAAACTACATCAATTGCCTGAATTTCCTGTTGATATAGTATCCAGAATTACATGTGGGGAAACACATCTGAATTTGTTAACGTAATTGTCAGAAAATGGAGAGATCCATGGGATTTAACTTTAAAACTTGCACACTTATTAAGCTCGGATGTGCTTGCAGTAGAAATGTGAAAGCCtggggaaagaaattgaaaaatagttaatttttttaaagatctgtttttttctgggccttcatatctctaaccTGCAGCTATGTGAATGCAGTGTTACAAAATTATAACAGTGTCTCATGGATAGGCTACAAGTGATTTGAGGTCAGGTTGCACATATTATTTGGCCTTTGACTTTAGAAAACAATTTGTCTTTTATATCTTGCTAACTAATTAATCATGTTCTTGCAGTGCTAAGATTTTTTTTACCTCTATTTTCATTTCTACATCAAAGGCAGCTGTATTTCGCTGGAGCTGAATTAAGAAGGGCATAGTGATAAGAACCTTAACTTGGGCCAAATACATTTGGGGGTTGGCTAATAGGGATGAAAATAGAGGGATGCCATTATTTTGGTAGGTGTGAAACAAAATTGGAGACAAGGTATATGAGAAAATtggatatatttttataacatgTTTCTAGCTTCATTTAGGTTGTACAGGTGCCTCAGTCCTAAAAGATCCTTTTAGTCTTGTAATTAGTCATAAGCTGAATGGTATTGGTCAGACTGCTTGCATTTGCACTGCCTTGGAGGGAAAGTAATTTATACTTGCTACACTAGGACGATGTGCCATTTTGAACTGTTACATGTTCAGTGCAGTTCTGCCTGAATTGATTTCCAGTGATGTTTACACATCCCTTGCACTGTTTTGCATCAAATGAATAAGCGTACAAGCAATTATATACTTGATTAGGCGGTTCTTAAATATTTGATAATGCATTGAATTACATGAATAAGTGGAGTGTTGCTGCTACACACTCATCTATCACAATTATAGAGGTCCCTACTGAATCTTCCTCGAGGATCATCCAGCTGTAAACTCAACTGTGAGCAAGATTTCTGAGCGTAAACAATTTTCAATAGATGACAATCCAGCCTGCTTTTAAATTTACAGGGGATACAGCTATATAGGATACAACAGTTATGTGGCGGCTGCTTTATGCGACAAGCTGCTTTGTGTGTGTCAACTTGCCATACAAATTGGGAGTTCACTGTAGAGTTAGCATCCAATACTACCAGGAATTCAGGCCCACAGGTTGAAGGTAGTGATGTTGCTCCGGCATATATTTCTTGGATCATGGTAAAggtcttttttctgtttttacccACCCTGTTCCCAGTATATCTCATATactaggatggatggatggatggatgggaaggaacaagctgaagttgaaccctgataagactgaggtactacttgtgggggacaagagaaggttgggcgatattgacctgaagttcaatggggtgagtctacccctaaaggaccaggtccgcagccttggggttgtgcttgattccaggctgtccatggaggctcagatttcggcagtgagccgggcagcctggtaccaactacacctcatacgaaggctgcaaccctaccttcctgttcatcagctcccactagtggtacacgccctggtcacctctcgtttggactaccgtaatgtgctctacgtggggttacccttgaaaacggtccggaaattacaacttatacaaaatgcggtggctcgactacttacgaatagtcgccgccgagatcacatcaccccagtgttgttcgatctacactggcttccagttgttttccgagcccaattcaaggtgttggtattgacctttgaatccctacacggtttcggccttcaacgccaccaattatgccgcccgacaagatcggccacatagggccttctctcaatcccgccaacaaaaacagccagattggcgggtataagagagagggcattctcagtggcatcccccactctttggaactccctcccacaagatctccggcacgcctcttccctaaatgtatttcggaaagccttaaagacctggctctttcaacaggccttcggggtatccggggagggttaattgttataactgtaatgcctcctgcccagttttaatattgttgttgcagatgtattgtttttatattgtatcactgtattttatcaattgtatcttaacgattttgtaagtcgcctagagtggccgttggccagataggcgacaaagaaattaaatttattattattatttattatatttaaattttcttaaatttatttcctgcctttTTTCATCAAGGgtcccaaggtggcatacatgtggttcccaggtagtctcttccaggcactgaccagacccagacctacttagttttagcaaggtggtggcctcatgcgcCTTCAGAACATACAGTGGGAATATTATCTCAATGTCAACCTTAAAATAGTGCATTAGGTTGCCAAATTATGAATTGTTCAAGGCTACCTCCTTTGAATTGAAAGAGGATGTTTTTGTTACATGTGCCATACTGAAAAGTTTCAAAATAGTTAAAACTGGTTTTTCAATATGCATTAGCTTTCAGTTGATCTGTTAAAAAGACAAGGCATTCATAATTAGTTCATCTTACCTTGGTTTGCATATGTTGGTATGGTTTTACTAATTAGGTTTGCAAGATATCTCCCGTTTAAGTCCTAGGTAGCCAGCAATTCACTCTAAGGACAATAAGCAACTGCCATTATAATACACTGTTTCACTAGCTAGAATCAGCATATAGGAGCATCTTGGCTTTTAAGGGGTTGGGCCCAGTGAGAGGGCAACATAGAGTGAAGAAAGAGGATTCTGGATGAGCATACCTGGAGTAATATAAAATGGACTTTGAATAAGTACTGTGAGAAACAAGGCTGTACTACAGTTGATATGCTTtacatatacatatgtatatatctTTACATATCTCATGAACGTTTTCTGTTTTTGTGGAAAATGTACACAAGAAGACTTGCATCTAAGTATATTATGACTTAGATTTTAAGCAAGCAATTAGCATGAAGAAATTCTGTTGTGGCCCAGTTACCCTTTTCAATCATCTTACTGACTTCATTGTAAATACTTCAGAAAACTTTGAAGAATAACTTAATACCCTGTGATAGATTAGCTGAAGCCTCCTGGATTGATTTGTGCTGTTCTTACTTTTTTAGGATTGGAGGGTGAACGTCCTGCTCGTCTTACACGGGGAGAGGCTGACAGAGACACTTACAGACGCAGCGCTGCACCTCGTAAGTGTTTAAAATATGGGGTTAACCAGCCTCTTCATTGTTCTCTTTTACAGTTACCTAGCTTTTTCTTGTTTTAAATGACAGGATTGAAATATGGAGGAAATACAGCATATCTTGGCTGGCCTTGGGAGCCAGCCAAAACTTGGTTGCAAGTGCGCTGTCCATCTCCCAACAGGGCATGTGggtgtgtcttgtctctgaataTGAGTGCATGAGGAGTGTAGTGAAACACAGCCCCAATCTTGAGCTTTTGGGGAAATTGTGGAGGCATCATTCCCACACTTGTGCTTTGGAGTTGCTCTTAGCTAAAAACTGCAGTGTGATATTAGGGGAATTGTCCTCCTCACCATTCTAAACTGATGGGAATGGAGGCTGGGGTTGTCATAATTTGCAGAGTGGGAAGGGATGTTGCCGTGTAAGAGTTGTAAAGCAAGAGTATTGTATTTATGCAATGAAATTGCATAAATAACATATGCATAAATAATGTGCTGACTGTTAGCATTTTAATATGGTACTCTTTATCTTAAATAATACagaatgtttttttcttctcAGCTGGTGCTGACAAGAAGGCAGAGGCTGGTGCTGGGGCAGCTACTGAATTTCAGTTTGTAAGTATCATGTAGAATATTATACATATGCAAGGTTTTCAGAATGTAAGGGACACTTTCGTATCTTCCCGAAATTGATTGTTGTCTAGTTGGCACCACTACTGTAGGAACATTATGTATTTCAGGCTTCTATGTATACTGTTGAGGTAATATTATAGATGATGCATGCTAATAAAGCGGTCTCCTGACCCTGTCTGGCATGAATTCTAAAGCAGAGATAATGATGAGTAATCTGTGCAGACTCCAAGCAAGCTGTAGTTGTGGGTAGCTGGTCATACATAACGATCCAGATGCAGGCACACATCCCCATTGCATTGAAAGATGGATGCACTTGCTTGCTTTGGCCTTTGATTAGCACCGCCAATGTAGATGGAGATGTGGAACCAAATATACATGGGCAGTAAGTGCATGTCTGCTTATTCGTGAGGTCtctcttgctggatcaggcaatgAGAGTACAGCTGCTGTCTATTCTTGCCATTAATGGATTAATAATAAATATAGCAAAAATGTTGTAAAGCTTTTAGAAATTTTTTGTCAGTGTAAAcccattattttattttgggccaACTAATTTTCTctcagtgtttttttttctttttgcattgtcACAATGCACCATGTAAACTATTTCCTGACCTCAGGCTGTTTATTTATGGCAAATTGATTCCTGTGTAGTATGTATACCCATCCAGATAAATGCTGAAAATACTGATGTTTTTTTAAACTACTTAATAGTTTGAAATGCATTGCAATATAGTTTTATAATGCATTTGCTTGGGAAATTTGGTGTAGAAATTTTTATATGACCTGATCTACCCCTACCCATTTGACCAGAATAAATTGCACTAGCTTAGGAGCTGTATTTTCAGGTATTTGAGCTACAGCTTGCTGCTTTTCACCTGCACACTCAAGGCTTGCTTCTAGAGCAGTGCCTTGAAATGCCCTTCTTGTCCATATAGATAACACTTTGTTGCACTATGGTCCCCAATTTGCCTATCTTTGAATTCAGGCAACTTTGTTATTTCTCTGAACCAGCAAAGAGGCAGGAATGAGCCATGTCAGAGGATGAAATGTAATATAGTTGTGGGTGCACTTATAATGTATtctcttttcttttaatttacagAGAGGTGGATTTGGGCGTGGACGTGGTCAACCACCTCAGTAGCAATCTGTTGCTGTTGGTTGCATCTTGTGTATAATAAATAGGTGAAAAATTCACTTTGTATCTTTGAAtcatttaattaagaaatttaactgGTGAAGCATTGTGGGAGATAAACTCCCAAAACATAACAGGGATGAATAAGATGACATCATGGGGACTCTTGGTGATTGGCTTTAAAAGGCAGGTTTCAAATCCTTATGGCTGCAGATAAGACTCCCAATATGAAGAAGATTGGGAAGGATTTCTTCTTGTCATAGGGATGAAGCATTAATTGCTGGCCCACTTCACTTCTCTCCCGCATCCTATGGCAATTATTTCCTAATCCTACTGGCCATCCAATAGCAGTCTCCATGTTATCCTGTTTCATCTTAGTTGCTAAAATGATGATAGTGTGAAAACCTTGCTCCTGGAAGTGGATTCAGTGCTCcaaaatgaattaaaattgtATGCATAATCCGGTCTCAAATTTTGGATTTCCTTAGTTCACAACTTTGAGGCTTGATACACCACTATCAATAGATCTAATTAATTATAGTTGAGCGTTCTTGTCCTGTAAAAAGTAAAAGCAGTCATCTATTTCTTGTCTGATTAAAACCCTCATTGTATTAGAAGAAAAAAACCTTTAGAAAAAGTCCAACAATTTAACGGGACTTGTTCCTAGgtatgtgtgcataggattgctgttTTAGTTGATAgttgaaaaaatgttttaattaacatTCCAGCCTGTTACATTTTGCAAGCTTGTGATTACCTCAGAAGCACAGTTGGAATTTTGATACAATACTGGGACATATTAATAGTTGGAGTCTTGGATCTATAGCCTCTTCTGTCTCTGAGACTTGGTTCCATCCATTAAACTCCACAAGAACTTTGCGTCATAGGTCACATCTCCACTTTACTGAtggaaaactgaaactgatagtGATCCAACGAACCAAGCTTTTGCTGGTAACAGAACCGTTTAGCGAGAACTCTTGGAAGAAAAAGTGGGTAGCAAATATATGAAGACTTCTGTTTACGAAATCAGAAGTGTAAGATAGTATTAGTATAGTGTACACTTCTTTGAtgagcttgttctgaatctaggcAATATATAGATCTGCCAATAGATGTTGCACTCATGTGAAAGTAgggtataataataaaaaaatatatggcTTGGTTACAGTATTTCTAATGCCAGACATATTTTGTTCTTACTACTTAATACCCATTTTATATAGAGGAGGCTTCAGTTTTCTAGAGGTGGGGAAAATCTGTCTAGTGTTTTAATATTAGTTAGTCCTTTGCATGCTTCTTGAATGATTCCATTGGTGCTAATGACTCTGGAGATGAGCCCTGCTTCTGCAGTATGTGGTGGTGATAGTCTACTATAGGTGTTGATTTGTACTGGGTCCTTGAAAGTCTGGAGGGATTTCTGGAACTCCCCAGCATTCGTTTTTGGTGTGGCTTCTCTGATATGGTGTATTAAGGCTGAATTAGATTGATGAAGACTGTTTTCAGcccttttattatatttatttatttattaaatttatataccgcccgactagcaatagctctctgggcggtgaacataaaatagcataaaaatacaatgaatatcaaaataatactaaaatacaatcatcaatccaatacaataaacattttaaaaagtaaatcagtgtaacttaaaatgcttcagagaataggaaggttttgacctggcgccggaaggagagcagagtcggcgccaggcgtacttcctcggggagactgttccatagttcgggggccaccactgagaaggccctagatcttgtcatcaccctccgggcctccctgtgagttggaacccggaggagggcctttgtagcagaacgtagtgcacgggccggttcatatcggaagaggcattccgcaaggtatcgtggtcccgcaccgtataaggctttataggttaataccaacactttgaatctagcccggaaacatattggcaaccagtgcaagctggccagaacaggtgttatatgctcggaccgcttggtccttgtcagcaatctggccgccgcattttgcactagttgtagcttccgaactgtcttcaaaggtagccctacgtaaagcgcattacagtaatccaaacgtgaggttaccagagcatgtaccactgatgataTCTCGCCTTTCTTCCAAGAAAGTCATCATGATGTacattgttcttcccattttatcttcacaacacccctgtgatgtaggtcaagctgagagacagtgactgaccttTATGATTGTGAAGGTAGATTTATGTATGTGGGTAATACCCATTCATTGCTGCAAAAAACAgaagagtcttgtgacaccttaagaGACGTAACAATTTTATTACAACATAAGCTTTGTAAAGCCCTTAGAAGTTTTTCACAATCAGTTGgtaaatatattttgttaaataagcTTTTGTGGGCTACGGTCTGATGAAGTAGACTCTTGGTTGTTTTTGCAGGTAGGAGTATTGCATATACTAGCTCTGGGGAAATGTAGATAGCCACATCTACATTAAACTCCACAAGAACTTTGCGTCGTAGGTCACATCTCCACTTTATTGATtgaaaactgaaactgatagtGATCCAATGAACCAAGCTTGTGCTGGTAACAGAACCATTTAGAGAGAACTCTTGGAAGAAAAAGTGGGTAGCAAACATATGAAGACTTCTGTTTATGAAATCAGAAATGTAAGGTAGTATAGTGTACAGTTCAGACAATCAAATATGTGTTAATCTAGACAGTATCCCCACCCCAATCTGTGTTCTCAGTGCAGGAAATACGCAGTGCTTGATGCAATAATAACAATGCATAATGAACAATACTTACATACCTGTAACATGTTGGGGAAAAATCATGTACCTGGTTCCCTAGATTGTTAACTCTCATGCTGGTTATTGGGAACTGAAAAAATATCATTTATGCCTATATGTGGCTACtgcctaaaacctgattgaaatatTTGAATATTTCAGAGCTGAAGTATTTTCCTGTGTCTACACATATATATGTAGTAATGTCACAGTTCATGGATGTTGCTTGCCTCAAATTCTTAATAGGGGGGAGACTGGTAAATGTTAAAACTTCTTCGGTTCCCAGAAAATCTGAAGAACTGTTCAGTGACCTTTGGCTAATGAGCAGATTTCATTCTAATTTCCAGAATTCAGTGGTAAATACTGAGGCATCTGATAAATCTCCAGAGCAAGCCTAGTGCCATTTCTGACTGAAATAATTTCCATGTACCTCCTGAAATTAAGTGATTTaatttgacttccgggaagggtgacttagcctgtgcctgcttttgagacgggctcctgcctcaaaagaagcttattcagatatatcagtcagttttttctttttttttgactgattaaacttctcccgggtagggagaaacgaagagattaacctcaaagcctatttttgttgggacgaccagatctcattaatttatgggacgaggtccagccgacgaaggtgggacggattttcaacagcaagctctatctgataaagcgaacgttcaccttatcttctaagagagaacgcactaacaggcaagcacccttctttctatatttttcttttatttgacttaaattgttgctgtttaaaagagatttgccagattgatcggtttttgacatctcactggggagccataacttctctctgctacgcactaattaatagcttatctctgtttttgttgcaaaaagctgtcctggatttgcattctaaagatatacacagaagagggatttctattccagatttttattttgaagaatattatattgtctgagactactctctttttggtctatttttttttgacgaatctgtttcctgacgactgccattaattgtttcgatcctgggaactgcattttgtttacttaactatggagagataaggctgtctgctctgtttatactgtgatgtcaccaagtttggagtattaacccaattgttgctgaaataagaagtggttttcctatatttttcttttaaaatggcaattaagaaagtggctgagaatctggaaataactatgtttcagaaaataatggatgagattgagataacgaaacaaaacctgcgacagggttgtaaggagctgaaaattgaattgagtaaaatgacgcaggagattaaagatataggggtccctgtgagagaggtgaccctggaaggggtccctgtgagagaggagaccccggagattggaacaaacgtggaacaggaaaaagatttggagtctatggactttagaaataaaatctattgtttggagacacaggagattaaagacataggggtccttgtgagagaggagaccctggagactggaacaggggtccctgtgagagaggagaccctggagactggaacaggggtccctgtgagagaggagaccccggagattggaacaaacgtggaacaggaaaaagatttggagtctatggactttagaaataaaatctattgtttggaactcaatgttatctctgaagaaattaatgaagattctagagataaagttatcaatggcatggataatcttctggactggaatgatgtgatggagcccaatatagagaaaatctatggaattaactgcagccatgtgacaatggaaaaactttcaagagatgatccagtgtattttgaaaaaaagaacagagatatgattttacagcagtatttcagcaacctattcagaatggatggcaagaaaatatttgggatagaggtaattcccatcagactcttactatatgactatggctttgacagcaagattattatggaatactgataatggaagattggataccgaaattactggacttaacaagactactgaagatggaagatggaaaatggaactaatagggataatagaataatggctactgaaattactgaacctaacagattctgatgtgatggattaattgaaatgtttatttttactatggttatgacaataagattatcataattagtaatgagatggattaatcgatatgcttatctggaaaaaaaaaattgatagatatatttcttaaagaattgaaacctctctttgactttttgtggaaagaataaagtaatgtttatgagatttgatgattaagtaagataactattggaggaaagtgattttataatatgacttaagagacaggattgttatatattatagacttataactgatctgatctttgacaaatgggaagtcaatattttactctttattttttattttttatttttatttttattttattttttttttttgtttaactatttttgattttgttttttgtctttgaatgttttatgatttcgtcttgtatgttttatgaaaatttgaataaaaattattgaaaaaaaaaattaagtgatttaatttcagcttcatTTCTATAATTTACTAGTTAATATTAACACATATATCTGCTTTGTAAGTCTAGCACATACAGAAAGGCTTGTCGTATTCTTCAGAGTACTGTTCATTTAGGATTTGGTGGCTTTTTTTCCTGAGGGGATGTGGTACTGTGAGGATACTTCATAAGCAGGTTGGTGGCTTCCTATTCATATTTGTTTTACTTGGGAGTTTCCAGGTGAATCGCTGGGTCTGGGAGCAACCTTGATCAGTGCTTGCTTTGATAACCTATGACCAGGAACAGCTAATCTTAATTATTTTGCATATCATTAAAACAGTATGAATTGACCTAGATGAGTGAATTCATCCAAGTATGAAGTTAGTGGATGGTTCTGGTGAGAGAGGATCATATCTGAACAGTAATAAGATTGCTCCTAAAATTGGTATACTTGCTTTTAGCAAGATTATTTAAAGTATTAGTTTGGAAcagtttattattaatttttttcctgccaaaggagcccaggatggcaaaccaccaagcagtaaaacaatacaatttgaaaTAAAATAGAAATTCATTTCACACatctaaaaatatttagaaactatacactataaaaatattttttaaaaatgacagccaataatttcaaggttgaCAATACATAACAAAAAAGATGCTTAATATGTTGGTGCATTTGGCAGTATCTAGTTTGCACAATGAAACTCCCCCCCCTTTGTCTGTCCCCCctagccctccccaaatctgctctggacattTAGAGGGCTAACGATGTATTTATTGCATATCTTGGCGTAAAGCTCCATTAATAAGTAATTACACCCATTTCTGGATGGCACTGTGCTGCACTAAATAACCCACACCCACAGATGAAAACACCCCACTTCCTGCAACACCCCCTAGTTATTTTCAGAACAGGATCACGATATATCAAATGCAATGGGTTCTGTTTCCATTCAGGAAATGCTTCTCTCCCAGCTGACATCTGGGCTTGTGGCCCAAAAGCCAGATGGCAAtggaattcagaggcatcctTATCCGTTAATGGAATCATAATCTGGAAATTGCATTGTTGGTGACAGCAACATCGAATTTTCCAGATTATTCCGAAGAACAGTCACAGAAGCTGAAACAGTGAAGTTTGTACATGTAATATTGAGTCTATCAATCAA comes from Rhineura floridana isolate rRhiFlo1 chromosome 6, rRhiFlo1.hap2, whole genome shotgun sequence and encodes:
- the RPS10 gene encoding small ribosomal subunit protein eS10, giving the protein MLMPKKNRIAIYELLFKEGVMVAKKDVHMPKHPELADKNVPNLHVMKAMQSLKSRGYVKEQFAWRHFYWYLTNEGIQYLRDYLHLPPEIVPATLRRSRPETGRPRPKGLEGERPARLTRGEADRDTYRRSAAPPGADKKAEAGAGAATEFQFRGGFGRGRGQPPQ